Proteins from a genomic interval of Actinoalloteichus hymeniacidonis:
- a CDS encoding M23 family metallopeptidase, protein MLLTSTSAPSAASWKVEVAYAPIRETAADVAPSTFGSPVSPLVVVRPFDPPPTPYGRGHRGVDLGITPGASIHAAGAGVVRHAGPVAGRSVVSIQHRSGLITTYEPVQPVVTVGSAVRRGETIGNGMAGHPGCPAEACVHWGARSQSVYLDPLTLLGLRHLRLLPW, encoded by the coding sequence GTGCTGCTGACGTCGACCTCGGCGCCCTCGGCGGCGTCATGGAAGGTCGAGGTGGCATACGCCCCGATCCGCGAGACGGCCGCCGACGTCGCCCCATCGACTTTCGGGTCCCCGGTCTCCCCGCTGGTCGTGGTCCGCCCGTTCGACCCGCCCCCGACCCCCTACGGCCGAGGGCATCGAGGAGTCGACCTGGGCATCACACCGGGCGCCTCGATCCATGCAGCGGGAGCGGGCGTGGTCCGCCATGCAGGACCGGTCGCCGGGCGCTCCGTGGTCTCGATACAACACCGAAGCGGCTTGATCACGACCTATGAACCCGTGCAGCCCGTGGTCACCGTGGGATCCGCCGTGAGGCGTGGCGAGACGATCGGCAACGGGATGGCCGGTCACCCGGGCTGTCCGGCCGAAGCCTGCGTGCATTGGGGCGCACGCAGTCAGTCGGTCTATCTCGACCCGCTCACCCTGCTCGGGCTGCGACACCTGCGACTGCTGCCCTGGTGA
- the rpsB gene encoding 30S ribosomal protein S2, producing MAVVTMKQLLDSGVHFGHQTRRWNPKMKRYIFTERNGIYIIDLQQTLSYINRAFEFIRETVAHGGSILFVGTKKQAQEAISEQALRVGMPFVNQRWLGGMLTNFTTVHKRLQRLKELESMEQTGGFQGRTKKEILMLTREKDKLARTLGGIRDMAKVPSAVWIVDTKKEHIAVGEARKLGIPVVAILDTNCDPDEVDYPIPGNDDAIRSAALLTRVVADGVAEGLMTRSGRNNAAPEGEDKPQPGATDEPLAEWEKELLTGSESGNAEKPEASEAPEVPAEQPAQA from the coding sequence ATGGCCGTCGTCACCATGAAGCAGCTGCTCGACAGCGGCGTTCACTTCGGGCACCAGACTCGTCGCTGGAACCCGAAGATGAAGCGCTACATCTTCACCGAGCGCAACGGCATCTACATCATCGACCTGCAGCAGACGCTGTCCTACATCAACCGGGCCTTCGAGTTCATCAGGGAGACCGTCGCGCACGGCGGCTCGATCCTGTTCGTCGGCACGAAGAAGCAGGCACAGGAAGCGATCTCCGAGCAGGCGCTGCGCGTGGGGATGCCCTTCGTCAACCAGCGTTGGCTCGGCGGAATGCTGACCAACTTCACCACCGTGCACAAGCGTCTCCAGCGCCTCAAGGAGCTCGAGTCGATGGAGCAGACCGGTGGCTTCCAGGGTCGCACCAAGAAGGAAATCTTGATGCTGACTCGCGAGAAGGACAAGCTGGCCCGCACGCTCGGCGGTATCCGCGACATGGCCAAGGTGCCGAGCGCGGTGTGGATCGTCGACACCAAGAAGGAGCACATCGCCGTTGGCGAGGCTCGCAAGCTGGGTATCCCGGTCGTCGCGATCCTCGACACCAACTGCGACCCCGACGAGGTCGACTACCCGATCCCGGGTAACGACGACGCGATCCGTTCCGCCGCGCTGCTGACCCGCGTGGTCGCCGACGGTGTCGCGGAGGGCTTGATGACCCGTTCCGGCCGCAACAACGCCGCGCCGGAGGGCGAGGACAAGCCGCAGCCGGGTGCGACCGACGAGCCGCTCGCCGAGTGGGAGAAGGAACTGCTCACGGGTTCCGAGTCCGGCAACGCCGAGAAGCCCGAGGCTTCCGAGGCGCCCGAGGTTCCTGCCGAGCAGCCCGCCCAGGCCTGA